One Brassica napus cultivar Da-Ae chromosome A1, Da-Ae, whole genome shotgun sequence genomic region harbors:
- the LOC106435027 gene encoding peroxidase 30, translating to MKTTNRFNVIVAVAATILMGMFESSDAQLQMNFYAKSCPNAEKIISDHIQKHIHNGPSLAAPLIRMHFHDCFVRGCDGSVLINSTSGNAERDAPPNLTLRGFGFVERIKTLLEAECPKTVSCADIIALTARDSVVATGGPWWSVPTGRRDGRISKLAEATNNIPGPTSNFTTLQQRFAKQGLNLKDLVLLSGAHTIGVSHCSSMSERLYNFSTTVKQDPSLDSEYAANIKANKCKSLTDNTTILEMDPGSSRSFDLSYYRLVLKRRGLFQSDSALTKNSATLKMINDLVNGSEKKFYKAFAKSMEKMGRVKVKTGSAGVIRTRCSVARS from the exons ATGAAGACGACGAATCGCTTCAATGTCATTGTTGCGGTTGCAGCAACGATACTTATGGGAATGTTTGAATCATCCGATGCTCAGCTTCAAATGAATTTCTACGCGAAAAGCTGTCCAAACGCTGAGAAAATAATTTCAGACCATATTCAAAAGCATATCCATAATGGTCCTTCTCTTGCAGCTCCTCTCATCAGAATGCACTTCCATGATTGCTTCGTCAGG GGATGCGATGGATCAGTGTTGATAAATTCAACATCTGGAAACGCAGAGAGAGATGCACCACCAAATCTAACACTCAGAGGATTCGGTTTCGTAGAGAGGATTAAAACTCTTCTAGAAGCAGAGTGTCCAAAGACTGTTTCATGCGCTGATATCATCGCTTTGACCGCTCGAGACTCAGTTGTTGCTACC GGAGGTCCTTGGTGGAGTGTTCCAACCGGAAGAAGAGACGGTAGGATCTCAAAATTGGCTGAGGCTACGAACAATATTCCCGGACCGACGAGTAACTTCACAACGTTACAACAACGTTTCGCTAAACAAGGCCTTAATCTCAAAGACCTTGTTCTACTCTCCG GGGCTCACACAATCGGCGTCTCGCATTGTTCTTCCATGAGTGAACGTCTCTACAACTTCTCGACGACAGTCAAACAAGATCCATCTCTGGACAGCGAGTACGCAGCAAACATAAAGGCCAACAAATGTAAGAGCCTCACCGACAACACCACCATCCTTGAGATGGATCCCGGTAGCAGTAGAAGCTTCGATCTCAGTTACTACAGGCTTGTCTTGAAAAGGAGAGGTCTCTTTCAGTCTGATTCTGCTTTGACAAAGAACTCAGCCACGTTAAAGATGATCAACGATTTGGTCAACGGTTCTGAAAAGAAGTTCTACAAGGCTTTCGCTAAGTCAATGGAGAAGATGGGGAGAGTTAAAGTGAAGACGGGTTCAGCCGGTGTGATCAGGACACGTTGTTCTGTTGCCCGAAGTTAG
- the LOC106358313 gene encoding auxin response factor 2-like isoform X1, producing MPLYDLPSKILCRVINVDLKITLFLEPIQDENAIEKEAPLPPPPRFQVHSFCKTLTASDTSTHGGFSVLSRHADECLPPLDMSRQPPTQELVAKKLHANEWRFRHIFRGQQRRHLLQSGWSVFVSSKRLVAGDAFISLSFVGFWFMVFLICIYMFS from the exons ATGCCTCTCTATGATCTTCCTTCGAAGATCCTTTGTCGAGTCATTAATGTTGATTTAAAG ATTACTCTTTTTCTGGAACCTATT CAAGACGAGAATGCAATTGAGAAAGAGGCACCTCTTCCTCCGCCCCCCAGGTTCCAAGTGCATTCCTTCTGCAAAACCTTGACTGCTTCGGACACAAGTACGCATGGTGGATTTTCTGTGCTTAGCCGACATGCTGATGAATGTCTCCCGCCTCTG GATATGTCACGTCAGCCTCCTACTCAGGAGTTAGTAGCAAAAAAATTGCATGCAAATGAGTGGCGTTTTAGACATATTTTCCGAG GTCAACAACGAAGGCATTTGCTTCAGAGTGGGTGGAGCGTGTTTGTTAGTTCCAAGAGGCTGGTTGCAGGCGATGCATTTATCTCTCtaagttttgttggtttttgGTTCATGGTATTCTTGATTTGTATCTATATGTTTAGTTGA
- the LOC106358313 gene encoding auxin response factor 2-like isoform X3 has product MPLYDLPSKILCRVINVDLKITLFLEPIQDENAIEKEAPLPPPPRFQVHSFCKTLTASDTSTHGGFSVLSRHADECLPPLDMSRQPPTQELVAKKLHANEWRFRHIFRGQQRRHLLQSGWSVFVSSKRLVAGVRMGNYVWV; this is encoded by the exons ATGCCTCTCTATGATCTTCCTTCGAAGATCCTTTGTCGAGTCATTAATGTTGATTTAAAG ATTACTCTTTTTCTGGAACCTATT CAAGACGAGAATGCAATTGAGAAAGAGGCACCTCTTCCTCCGCCCCCCAGGTTCCAAGTGCATTCCTTCTGCAAAACCTTGACTGCTTCGGACACAAGTACGCATGGTGGATTTTCTGTGCTTAGCCGACATGCTGATGAATGTCTCCCGCCTCTG GATATGTCACGTCAGCCTCCTACTCAGGAGTTAGTAGCAAAAAAATTGCATGCAAATGAGTGGCGTTTTAGACATATTTTCCGAG GTCAACAACGAAGGCATTTGCTTCAGAGTGGGTGGAGCGTGTTTGTTAGTTCCAAGAGGCTGGTTGCAG GGGTGAGAATGGGGAATTACGTGTGGGTGTAA
- the LOC111210891 gene encoding uncharacterized protein LOC111210891: protein MEVLCICGQWISKESLQWEFLVDLKRNASIISIEEDLLYEDLMKIVSEDFSVKEEEISLSYGFSLDKKCIIESFPPLSIGVSTVPLNALPDFSPVHIGLSPNTRVAGDIKVNSYFKTKRELMLRMKKWALEWKFEYKTVSSNKSRVLLSCVDENCTWRMRAIKLPVSDFFVVKKYVHEHTCDTTHRKANHRQASAKLLGSLISSNYGEKKEGLKPKQIIEQVRMLHGVHINYKQAWRVREEAQILVRGTPEDSYYNLSRWLYKITETNPGSLTYQHVDAAGKFKYAFVAFGPSIRGFSLMRRVIAVDGTFLKGKFNGTLLAACAQDGNYHLYPLAFAVVDAENGASWKWFFRGLSQKIPDASDLVFVSDRANSISSALEDVYPLSHHGICRIHLLRNITPTYAKTGLLPLVESAADAYTCHEFWLIFKDIKDKCPELAKYLEESDFRKWARSYAPANRYNIMTTNIAESLNSMLKMPRELPIISLLETIRLTMTTWFFERREAAAKHKHLVTPKVVQKLVSRLGAAMLLNVYQVDRSEFEVKDETMKFVVDLEKRHCTCNVFDIDKIPCIHAIAAAKHIKRDENRFVDASHLTETWAKAYAESIHPGGELSTSTYPENIDELSCPPPATKKKSGRPPTKRKRSVGEFGVPGSKSQSHKCSRCGTGGHNKITCQRPIG from the exons ATGGAAGTTTTGTGCATCTGTGGACAATGGATCTCAAAAGAATCTCTCCAGTGGGAGTTTCTTGTTGATTTGAAGAGGAATGCATCAATCATTTCCATAGAAGAAGATCTACTGTATGAAGATTTGATGAAGATTGTCTCTGAAGATTTTAGTGTTAAAGAGGAAGAAATCAGTTTGAGTTATGGTTTTTCATTGGATAAGAAATGTATTATTGAAAGTTTCCCCCCACTCTCGATAG GTGTTTCTACAGTTCCTCTGAATGCTCTTCCGGATTTTAGCCCTGTCCATATTGGACTTTCACCAAACACGAGAGTAGCTGGCGATATTAAGGTGAATAGCTATTTTAAGACAAAGAGAGAGTtgatgttgaggatgaagaaatgggcTTTAGAGTGGAAGTTTGAGTACAAGACTGTCTCTTCTAACAAGTCAAGAGTGCTTTTGAGTTGTGTTGATGAAAATTGCACGTGGAGGATGCGTGCTATCAAGCTACctgtttcagattttttcgtTGTTAAAAAGTATGTTCATGAGCATACATGCGATACAACACACAGGAAAGCCAACCACAGACAAGCATCTGCAAAGTTGTTGGGTTCTTTGATTTCCAGCAATTATGGAGAAAAAAAGGAAGGTCTCAAACCGAAACAGATCATTGAACAGGTCAGGATGCTGCATGGTGTTCACATCAATTACAAACAAGCTTGGAGAGTGAGAGAAGAAGCTCAGATTTTGGTTAGAGGGACTCCTGAAGACAGCTATTACAATTTGTCTAGGTGGTTGTATAAAATCACAGAAACAAACCCTGGTTCCTTGACTTATCAACATGTTGATGCTGCAGGAAAGTTCAAGTATGCATTTGTGGCTTTTGGTCCATCGATAAGGGGATTCTCATTGATGAGGAGAGTTATTGCAGTAGATGGTACATTTCTGAAGGGAAAATTCAATGGGACTTTATTGGCAGCTTGTGCTCAAGATGGGAATTATCATCTATATCCTCTCGCCTTTGCAGTGGTTGACGCAGAAAACGGCGCCTCTTGGAAATGGTTCTTTAGAGGTTTGAGCCAGAAGATCCCGGACGCTTCGGATCTTGTTTTTGTATCAGACAGGGCTAACTCCATTTCTTCAGCGTTGGAGGATGTATATCCCTTATCTCACCATGGAATTTGCAGGATCCATCTGCTCCGCAACATCACTCCTACATATGCGAAGACTGGGTTGCTACCTCTGGTGGAAAGCGCTGCTGATGCCTATACGTGTCACGAGTTCTGGTTAATCTTCAAGGACATAAAGGATAAATGTCCTGAATTGGCTAAGTATCTGGAAGAGTCTGATTTTAGGAAGTGGGCACGAAGCTATGCGCCTGCGAACAGGTATAATATCATGACTACCAACATTGCAGAGTCTCTCAATTCTATGTTGAAGATGCCTCGTGAGTTGCCCATTATCTCTCTCCTTGAAACTATCAGATTGACGATGACCACTTGGTTTTTTGAGCGACGCGAAGCGGCTGCGAAACATAAGCACCTGGTTACTCCAAAAGTTGTGCAGAAATTGGTATCTAGGTTAGGGGCCGCAATGTTGTTGAATGTGTATCAAGTTGATCGAAGCGAGTTTGAGGTGAAGGATGAAACAATGAAGTTTGTTGTTGACTTGGAGAAGCGGCATTGCACATGTAATGTTTTCGACATTGACAAGATCCCCTGCATCCATGCCATCGCTGCTGCTAAGCATATCAAGAGAGATGAAAACCGTTTTGTTGATGCTTCTCACTTGACAGAAACGTGGGCTAAAGCTTATGCTGAAAGCATACATCCTGGTGGAGAGTTGTCAACGTCCACCTATCCAGAGAATATTGATGAACTGTCTTGCCCACCTCCagctaccaaaaagaaaagtggACGCCCTcctacaaagagaaagagatccgtTGGCGAGTTTGGGGTTCCTGGATCTAAATCTCAGTCCCACAAGTGCAGCAGATGTGGCACAGGAGGGCACAACAAGATCACATGCCAGAGGCCTATAGGATGA
- the LOC106435040 gene encoding UDP-glycosyltransferase 71B8 gives MNFELVFIPYPGISHLRSTVEMAKLLVDQENRLTVSVLILPFLSGSAAAASPYVEALSAASSDRLHYEVISTSGDQTTSEPEATTLDMHIENHIPNVRRAVAKLFDHYSTLPNSLKIAGFVLDMFCTSLIDVANEFHVPSYLFYTSNAGVLALGFHVQHLYDNNNYHVRESDFEDSEAELVIPGLTRPYPVKCLPHGLASELWLPIYVNHSRRFKEMKGILVNTVAELEPYVLEYLWSGGDTNIIIPQAYSVGPLLHLEHQVDGTQVEILQWLDEQPARSVVFLCFGSMGGFSEDQVQELAVALERSGHTFLWSLRRSSPNILNKHPEEFKNLEKVLPKGFLERTQERGKVVGWAPQVAILANQAIGGFVTHCGWNSLLESLWFGVPTAAWPLYAEQKFNAFEMVEELGLAVQIKRYWRGDHLGGVAAVDLVKAEEIERAVRCLMEQDSEVRKRVKEMSKKCHAALMDGGSSRIAMQKFIQDVVKNIALPCS, from the coding sequence atgaaCTTCGAGCTTGTCTTCATACCGTATCCTGGCATTAGCCACCTCAGATCAACAGTGGAGATGGCGAAGCTACTAGTAGACCAAGAAAACCGCCTCACTGTCTCCGTTCTCATCCTTCCTTTCCTCTCCGGAAGCGCAGCCGCTGCTTCCCCCTACGTGGAAGCTCTCTCCGCCGCATCTAGCGACCGCCTCCACTACGAAGTTATCTCCACCAGCGGAGACCAAACAACCTCTGAGCCTGAGGCTACGACGCTTGACATGCATATCGAGAACCACATCCCAAACGTGAGGCGCGCCGTTGCGAAGCTTTTCGACCACTACTCCACACTACCAAACTCACTAAAGATCGCTGGCTTCGTCCTCGACATGTTCTGTACTTCGTTGATAGACGTGGCGAACGAGTTTCACGTCCCGAGTTATCTTTTCTACACGTCAAACGCCGGGGTACTCGCACTAGGGTTTCACGTTCAGCACCTATACGATAATAATAACTACCATGTTAGAGAAAGTGATTTCGAAGACTCGGAAGCCGAGTTAGTCATCCCCGGTTTGACTCGTCCTTATCCGGTGAAATGTCTTCCACACGGCCTTGCATCGGAACTGTGGCTCCCCATCTATGTGAACCACTCAAGAAGATTCAAAGAGATGAAGGGTATTCTCGTAAATACTGTTGCTGAGCTGGAACCTTACGTGTTGGAATATCTCTGGAGCGGTGGTGATACTAATATTATCATTCCTCAAGCTTACTCGGTTGGACCACTTTTGCATCTTGAGCACCAAGTGGACGGGACACAAGTGGAGATTTTACAGTGGCTGGACGAGCAACCGGCTAGATCAGTAGTATTTCTATGTTTTGGGAGCATGGGAGGCTTCAGTGAGGACCAAGTACAAGAACTCGCAGTCGCACTTGAACGAAGTGGCCACACTTTCTTATGGTCTCTCCGTCGCTCTTCACCGAATATACTAAACAAACATCCTGAAGAGTTTAAGAATCTTGAGAAAGTTCTCCCGAAAGGGTTCTTGGAACGGACGCAAGAGAGAGGGAAGGTGGTCGGATGGGCCCCGCAGGTGGCTATTCTCGCGAATCAAGCGATAGGAGGTTTTGTCACTCACTGTGGGTGGAACTCTTTGCTCGAGAGTCTTTGGTTCGGTGTTCCGACAGCTGCGTGGCCGTTATACGCAGAGCAGAAGTTCAACGCGTTTGAGATGGTGGAGGAGCTTGGACTGGCCGTGCAGATTAAAAGGTACTGGAGAGGCGATCATTTGGGTGGAGTGGCGGCTGTGGACTTGGTGAAGGCGGAGGAGATTGAGAGAGCAGTGAGGTGTCTGATGGAGCAGGATAGTGAGGTGAGGAAGAGAGTGAAGGAGATGAGCAAGAAATGTCATGCAGCTTTAATGGATGGTGGATCGTCGCGTATTGCTATGCAAAAGTTCATCCAAGACGTTGTGAAGAATATCGCACTACCATGCTCTTAA
- the LOC111210887 gene encoding uncharacterized protein LOC111210887 translates to MNEITKETPGSPIAQQNIETPVLTPIQTQQETHELMNEIISPNISDTQPNTRARRNLLTEQNKDVESRVQNPFEIGANVEISSQDDNTCHKWYPGNVLATYLVDGVEMVKVEYFVPSLDEKKRKRSVETRVSIDRIRPQPPPERSGAKKSYELMQDVEAFDNGAWCAGKVKVILFDGSCFVSLNNSKEQIYFHHSEMRKPRKWVDGVWEMTKKMEEEQTQSVNPSEGDGDKKGKAKAVACKKNEAAGPSEDGVGKMAKEMEVKQGKSVKPSQDDHAKKGKPDVGKKKKANAQPVDMLPFLQREEKRPIRPRNPPIPVTPEVILPIDPFVTPEFPRFSRLAHWMDLRGIYRVPFYINGKEIEKEFFQKMDDAENNLNKEHINVAFEMLNCKRVEQGAWFRNNNLPAACFVPVKFLEVVGYAYESVRKPHKKKQTLLEGCVGELVKGLIHPKKVWLEDVDVIYGVIEDKLSYHYIGVEIQLMDNTITLFHCGLPKANIKRALNQIQELAVLISAIKMELLGEEVNFEDISPFEVKFAEGLPKTKFPYNCGIFVVKMLECRSLGLKSMANINDETAMDLRSKLCCEIFDQFMDKDFQEGQRK, encoded by the exons ATGAATGAGATCACGAAAGAGACACCTGGTTCTCCAATAGCTCAACAGAATATTGAGACTCCAGTCCTTACTCCAATTCAGACGCAGCAG GAGACTCACGAGCTTATGAATGAGATCATTTCACCAAACATTTCCGACACACAGCCAAATACCCGAGCTCGCAGAAATCTTTTAACAGAGCAAAATAAG GATGTAGAAAGCAGAGTTCAAAATCCCTTTGAGATCGGAGCAAATGTGGAGATTTCATCACAAGATGACAATACTTGTCATAAATGGTATCCAGGAAATGTGTTGGCAACATATTTGGTTGATGGGGTTGAGATGGTGAAAGTTGAGTACTTCGTCCCGTCTCTGGacgaaaagaagaggaaaaggagtgTTGAGACACGTGTATCAATTGACAGAATACGTCCTCAACCACCACCTGAGAGATCTGGAGCGAAGAAAAGTTATGAGCTAATGCAGGACGTGGAGGCGTTCGACAATGGTGCCTGGTGCGCTGGAAAAGTTAAAGTCATTTTGTTTGATGGCTCGTGTTTTGTCTCTTTGAACAATTCTAAAGAACAAATTTACTTCCACCATTCTGAGATgcgaaaaccaagaaaatgggtagatggtgtttgggagatgacaaaaaag ATGGAAGAAGAGCAGACGCAGAGTGTGAATCCAagtgaaggagatggtgataaaaag GGGAAGGCGAAGGCTGTCGCTTGTAAGAAAAATGAAGCAGCTGGTCCATCAGAAGATGGTGTTGGGAAAATGGCAAAAGag ATGGAAGTAAAGCAGGGTAAGAGTGTGAAACCAAGTCAAGACGATCATGCAAAAAag ggGAAGCCTGATGttggtaagaagaagaaagcaaatgCTCAGCCAGTAGATATGCTTCCTTTTCTACAGCGAGAAGAGAAGAGGCCAATACGACCTAGAAACCCTCCTATACCTGTAACACCTGAGGTAATCCTTCCAATTGATCCATTTGTGACACCTGAATTTCCTCGGTTTTCAAGGCTTGCACACTGGATGGATCTACGGGGCATATATCGTGT ACCGTTTTATATCAAtggaaaagaaattgaaaaagagttctttcaaaaaatggacgatgcagaaaacAATCTCAACAAAGAG CACATAAATGTTGCATTTGAAATGCTAAATTGTAAGAGGGTTGAGCAAGGTGCTTGGTTCCGCAACAACAATCTTCCAGCAGCATGCTTTGTACCAGTCAAATTcttagaagtggttgggtacgcTTATGAATCTGTCAGGAAGCcacataagaaaaaacaaacgtTATTGGAGGGCTGTGTAGGCGAACTTGTGAAAGGTTTAATACATCCAAAGAAGGTATGGCTGGAAGATGTTGATGTTATATATGGTGTCATTGAAGATAAGTTGAGCTATCACTATATTGGGGTGGAGATACAATTGatggacaacacaatcacaCTCTTCCATTGTGGTCTTCCAAAAGCAAATATCAAACGTGCTCTTAATCAAATCCAAGAACTGGCAG TGTTGATTAGTGCCATAAAGATGGAACTTCTTGGTGAAGAGGTTAATTTCGAAGATATCAGTCCATTTGAAGTTAAGTTTGCAGAAGGGCTTCCAAAGACAAAATTTCCATACAACTGTGGTATTTTTGTTGTGAAGATGCTGGAATGCAGGTCACTGGGATTGAAGAGCATGGctaatataaatgatgaaacTGCGATGGACTTACGAAGCAAGCTATGTTGTGAGATCTTCGACCAGTTTATGGATAAAGATTTCCAGGAAGGTCAAAGGAAGTGA
- the LOC106358313 gene encoding auxin response factor 2-like isoform X2, with translation MPLYDLPSKILCRVINVDLKITLFLEPIQDENAIEKEAPLPPPPRFQVHSFCKTLTASDTSTHGGFSVLSRHADECLPPLDMSRQPPTQELVAKKLHANEWRFRHIFRGQQRRHLLQSGWSVFVSSKRLVAGDAFISLRVRMGNYVWV, from the exons ATGCCTCTCTATGATCTTCCTTCGAAGATCCTTTGTCGAGTCATTAATGTTGATTTAAAG ATTACTCTTTTTCTGGAACCTATT CAAGACGAGAATGCAATTGAGAAAGAGGCACCTCTTCCTCCGCCCCCCAGGTTCCAAGTGCATTCCTTCTGCAAAACCTTGACTGCTTCGGACACAAGTACGCATGGTGGATTTTCTGTGCTTAGCCGACATGCTGATGAATGTCTCCCGCCTCTG GATATGTCACGTCAGCCTCCTACTCAGGAGTTAGTAGCAAAAAAATTGCATGCAAATGAGTGGCGTTTTAGACATATTTTCCGAG GTCAACAACGAAGGCATTTGCTTCAGAGTGGGTGGAGCGTGTTTGTTAGTTCCAAGAGGCTGGTTGCAGGCGATGCATTTATCTCTCtaa GGGTGAGAATGGGGAATTACGTGTGGGTGTAA